In Stigmatopora nigra isolate UIUO_SnigA chromosome 21, RoL_Snig_1.1, whole genome shotgun sequence, the genomic stretch gggttagtttgtttgtttgatagTTAATTTGTTAGTTAGCTTGTTAGTTTGTTGGTtggttagtttgtttgtttgattgtttgtttgttagtgAGTTTGTTTGGATGTCTTACCAACAAGTACGAGCAGGAGAAGCAAAGTGTAGGTCCCCATGTTGCTGTCAAAATGGGAACAAATTGGAACTGAAAAAAGCTCTTGGAATGCTTTTccactctaaaaaaaaatcaacaaaaagaatgttcaaagaaaaatgtaatttcttagGGAAAATTCtattttggaatcattttttaaaaaaatattttgccttCAAGTATAAATCTATCTGAGAAAAAACCTGAACATGAACTAAATGTGTCAACAACTCCAATTAAATTGACAAGCCATGTTTACAATgtctaaaatgacaaaaaaatgaatagacaaACAATGAATCCAAAACGAATGAAAAGACAATGCTAATTGCTGTTAAAAGTCATCAACAATGGGAGAAAGTACTCACTTCGGCTCACCTCAGTTCAGCTCAGTGGATCGAGCGTTTCTAACCCAACAAATACTCGGCTCTCCCAATTTAAATTGTCTGAAAAATATGACGCGAATATGAATTCAATTTATGCTTCCTCAAGCTGACACTGGAAAAAACCCATTCATTATACCAATGCCACTCCTTTGACCTTTATTACtctatatttaaataattaaaatgtgttctttCATAGAAAAGAAGGTGGAGCTTTCCTTTAACATGAACGACTGTCAAATTGCTTTTTATATGaataattggacgtctatcgccgtcagtGCTACAAATGGCGGCTGCCCCGATCAATCAAGCCAAAATTAAACAGACATTTAGTCCAATTTGACTGGCAGAACTTTCTCCAATATTTCAAATAGAAGTATATCCCCATACTTATTTCCCAATGAAGTATAtcacctttttttaatcaacgtTATGACGTTAATTTGCTCTATTTCCTCATTGCGCACGTTTAggtgttttttctttaatttatttgtttactaTTGCCGTAAAGAAGtcatatttttgagtgtgtctgcatcgtaattcagtttttttttaaatttgtttgttatgttacgagcgcgttgccatgcaacaAGTCttacccccccccctcttctAATTTGAGTCctcttaaacatattttagtactaataaaccacttgttactttgttaacagatggtgaattagaagagGTAATTAGTTTGTCTTGTTTTCATTTAGTTTTGGAATGCCGAAGAACGGGtcaagataaaaaaatcaaagtttgGAGCGTCAGCAGGTATTCTTTTTTGGATTATATTTGCCGATTAACACGTTTATAAacatgtagatatatatataattataaagaAACGTTAACATGTAGATATATCATTATAGGGACATGTCGACATGCCAATAATAATTTGTTGGAAAGATTGTCACCGAAATCATTTTTGCCACttgttttgtggcattttcGGGTGTTGCTTTCACAAACCAGCCGCGCCTACATTACACCGCAAAACAATGAGATTTAATTGCTGGGAGCGCCTTGGCGTCACCAACAATCAATGACTACTACATCAAGTCGTTGCCGCCGTTTGAAACGCTGGCGGAAGACACTTCAAGATTTTGGCCTCGAAACTTGGAATATTcaagaaaatggacaaaagatCACGtggttctttctctttctttattTAGGGTTTCAGTTGATCATGACCATTTTGTCCTTGTCGCAGTATGCTGAAAGACAAACGAAGAATTGTGTGATTAATTGGGCTAGCCAGCTAGCAAGTCAGTTAGCAGGCCAGCTAGCAGGCCAGCTACTGACCTTTCTTGGGATCCAAGACAAAGTTGGGTTCTCCGGAGAAACCCAAGCAAGCCGCCTGCTTCTTGAAGTGTTGTAGCTCGGCGTCCTTCACCGTGTTCTCGTCAGTCGCTGAAACGGTCAAATCGGACATTGGCAAACATTTTCATGACTGGACGCTACACGATTGGACTTCTATTATCATCAATGGCGCTGAGCTAGCCGTGCATTTAGCCGCCTCCCCGTCCTCCCCGTCCTCCACTCTTGACAAAAGAGCCAAAAATGTCCCCATTTCCTCACCAAACAAGTAAAGCGCGTGGATGTGGATCTCATCGTTGTCGACGTTGTCCAAGTGGATCCCATAGAGCTCCAGGAGAGTCTTGAGGTCGTGAGCCGTGCTGTTGATATCCATGACCATGCATCCGTCGCAAGAGGGCAGCAATTGAAGGCTTGACGACACGTTGAAGACTGAGgacaaaaaaggacaaacacTCAGGGTCGGCGCTCCCTTCCAAAGATGGCCTCCGACCACAAAGATGCCTTACTTTTGGCGCTCATGGTGCGGTCATCCACGGTGATGTTCCCCTTGGTGCCGTAGCAGGTGCCATTCCTAGAGAAGCAATCAAAATGGCAATTAAAGGCGCTCTAAAAACGATAACACACAGTTTTAAGACAGTGTTGTCATGgcaattttgttcgtctaacaAGATGATTGGCCAGGAGGTTCATACGTGGGAGTTCATCCATGTTCaatggtattgagttccagagAAGGTGCTTATAGGCGGAATCCATTCGTTTTTAAgaggaactacacagtcacctctagagccagccctggTTAATGtgttggaataatttttgggagaaCAAAATCTTgccgtggaggaggagctttgtagTGGAAagttttgtaaactaaggtggcagCGGCATATTTGTGGAGGCGCAGAATAGCAACAACAGAATAGAAAGTCCATAGCTAGCATGCTAGTTTTTTGTGTGGGTATCTGAGGGGGAAAAACacccattttattattattattattaacatgtTTCTACgtcaaaacaaagagaaaatggctAGGGTCATGTCATTTTAGAGATGGAAGAGAATTTTGGCCCTCAAATCTGCCGTTTAACATTTTATTAGCTGCACTAGCTAGCACATGTTGACTGAACACTTTGTTGGAGAGTCACATGGAGATGAGAGACCGCAAAAATATGCTACTTATTCTgggtgtgacatttttttttttggttctaagCGTGGGAGGAAAGATTAGTGAGTAGCCCTTTTCCTCTTTTAACACCTTTCAGGAAATGTCGCTCAGTACACGATAGGTCGGACGTGTGTTTTGCGCTTACATCATCATCTCCTCAAAGAAGTGCAGATCTTTGTCGTTGCGCTCATCGGCACTCATGGTGAAGCGAGTGTTGTCCGTGATGTTCAGGATGGCGTTGTAGGCCACGTGGTTGGTGAAACCCGAGATCATCTTCATGGTGCCGATCAGCTGCGCAAATTGCCAGACAAAGTCAAACGTTAGCCGCCGTTCAACAAGGAGGAACTAAAGAACTAAAGAAGGAATGACCAAAATACACAGCAAAGTACCCGAAATGAAGTGAAACTCAGAAAAGGACTTAAAAAAGTCAATGGAATTGACCAAACGCCACATAAATCTACAAGAgttgccccaaaatcaacagaaagtacCCCAAAAGTGCCCAAAATCTCTAAGGAGTGCCCGGAAATGAGCCAGGAATTGTTCAAAATCGCTTGAAATTCAACCTAAATCAACACGTGACTggtaatagtactaaaatactacaaatactttgattgtcaGGTTACGGGCTCACCTTCGGGCGATCGTTCAGGGCCTGCGGGGCCACCAGCGGGGTACACTCGTCGGGTGTCGGAGCGGCCGTGGCGCCTGAGCACGCCAGCGCCAACAGCAGGAAGGAACATGCCACTTTCATGATGAGTAGTAAATAGACAAGACTGGTCAGGTAGCCAGGACACTTGACAACGGCCCTTTTATAGCGACCAATCTGGACGATGACCTCCCTTGCGCCTTGACGTAACGGGACGTGACAACGGTTAGCTTTACTCTCCTCGTCAATCAttcacggggggggggggggggggggcatgctATAGCTAACCCTTTGTTACAGTCGATATCTTCACTTTTTGCCTCATtagcaatggacgtccaatcgcTTTTTACGTcagtcaaaagggattggacgtctggcgcCAATGGCTTCAttaccagtcctcccagtttcaATCAATTGGGTGTCTCTTGCCATCAATGGTCAATTCTTTAAATTGACTTTTAAGGTACTTTGGTGGGCCATTCAGATCATTTGCTTGGATTGGGCTCAAAACATGGCTCATTTTTGGCTCACTGTTTTTGTCTTTGGGAAAAAGATTCTGTATCATTTATGTCAAATGAGAACACCCACGTTATAACGATCCTCAGTTCCTCGTGTCTTATGCGCACACGTGTACCTGATGTAGTTTTCATGATACTTCTTGAACATTATCCGCATTTTTGTTTGCTCAATCAATGCCGTCGTTTGATTAGTGAAGGGGACTTCGCCTCCGCTTTTGACCCTCGTgaggaaagggggaaaaaacacagatAAATAACTGCCTAAAGGTTATTCATCTGTATGAATTAGGCTCAAGTCAAAAACCTTATGTGTGGGTGGAATACTTTAGTTTTGTTCCCAGTTATATCCCAGTTATTATGTTGGCTAATTGCTGTACTAATATCTACTAATACAGGTAAAAATCATTCAGTTCAATGTTTTAACTTGTAAAAGATAATATTAGCCTTGACCAGTACATCAAAAATGGCAACATTGGTACACACTTTGGCAAGTAATCTCTGTAATCAAAGTTGTacagttgtttttaaaatccatttctGGGTCCGTAAACATCAAATTTCACTCAATTTTTCTACATGATGTCAACTCCAGTACAttgcttttcatatttttgaggACAAGATGCTCGCGTGTGCAACTACAGACTGAAGGCTAACTTGCAACACAGGCACCAATAAGTCCATATGtgcctttttttctggaaaattgCTAACTACAGAAACACTGCCCTCTACTGGGTAACTTCTTACTATAGTTGCGGAATCACTTAATCAGCcccgatgcaaaaaaaaaaacgaaaaaggcTTTGAGAAGCTATGGATACTGTGCTGCGCTATATAGCTAGCTAGCTACCAAGTTTCAAAACATTCACTCCCTGAAAAGAGATAAATAGGGTTTCCTTTGCAAATTGATGAAATGAAAGTGTATTCGACTTAAAGTGCAACAGGAATAAATACCAAAAGGATATCAGTATCGACTATAAAGACACCTATGAAAAGTGCAATATTGTGGCAAGCAGGCCATTTTGGATCTTGCCACCCGTTCTGTCTcaagtgacaaaaaatgttttcttttagtgCGTCAAACTTTGTCCTCAAGTTTGTTAGCATCGGGCCGCATGAAGTCCTTGAAAATGCGGTTGAAAGTTCGGCACTTGCGCGGGTTGCCGCGctgggcgggggggggggatcgCTGATTCAATCCCCCCTGCAAACAATCAGGTCAATGTTCTCCCTTCTGAGTAGAATGGTATTGACCGGGGTTACTAACCGCCTACCAAATACTTCAAAACATGCTACCGAcatgaataaatgtcataaaatagCACTACGTATTAGCCGTTTACAACATGGGGGAGCAAGTCTGCGTTAACTCGCTAAATGCCATTGACGACCATCTACGTCCGAGCGAAttgggaagaggaggaggttttttttgtgttttttaaagtttgctCATTGGAGCTTGTCATTTGTTGCTTCGCAGAGAGAAGCTTCAGCTTCCCTCACGCCGTCTGTCAGGAGACGATGCGATAGTCCAAGGCGTCCTTGTCCATGTAGTCGGTCCAGTTGGAAGAGGGCATGCTCCGGTATGGGTCCAAGAGAATCCGGAAGCAGCGCACCATCAGCACGCCCAGGAAGAGCAGGAGAAACAGGACCAGAACCAAGGTGGCCCGTTGCTCCACCACCAGGAAGGACGAAGACCAGACGTCGGGCTCCGGGGACGGTGCtgcgccgccgctgccgccgccgtcgccgccgtacGTGGGCTCCGCCATGGCACGCCGGTCGGTCTGGGGACAGACGCTGACGTGAGTGGTGAAACCGGTGAAAACCATCAAAGTGCCACTGGCGGATCCAAAAATAAGACCGCTTCAAGAAGACGGCTAAAATTAGTTTGACGCTGCGCTAACGTCCCATTTTGCAACTTAACTCTTTGGGTGCTATTGATAGAGGTCAGATTTGAGGCCTTCGAATTGCGGCTCTACAGCCACGTAAGGCTCTCCATGAATTTTAATTAGTCATTATGATTAATGACCCAagcttgctttaaaaaaaaggtttttcatTGATTATGATTTATATTTCCACATACAACCTTAATTGAACACTACAAAATCAGTCTCCTCACTATGTGTTACTTTTAACTCaccagctgccattgacagtgactgATACACCAgagttccttaaaaaaaaagattttttattGACCATTGGCACCACTTAGAATAAAACTAAAGAAACATGCCAGTGACCTTTGACTTGTTTCAATGTGATATAAATTCACATTGCCGACACATCAGACCTCTATTGCTCTTTATTGTTGCCAATGATTCAATATTCAGACTGAAAATGGGTTTACGTTTGGCTTATATCATTTTGTGTTAACAAATACGAATTTAAAAtatgtgagcattttttttaaaggaaggaAGTCCGTTGTGCGCATGCGTATTGTGGCGTGTTGTCTTTCGACGTGTTGTGAGACGTCGACGTCAGAGGCGACGATGGCGGGCACAGCATTAAAGAGACTCATGGCCGAATACAAACGTAAGCACTCTACTTACATCTTCGACAACGAcatatttcatcaaatattaCGAGTTTAGAGGCGCACGCGCAATGTGAAGCCGAGCTTCCAGAACCTTCTGACAtcgaagggaaaaaaagttcagCGTTTCGTTTATTGCCCAACCTTTTACTGTTTGGGTTCCAGTCACGTCAGGTTGACTGTTTAGAAAATCTTATTTAGAGTATCTTGTTTGATTAAAACATTAGCTATGTCAATGTTTGTCGTGGTAATTCAACGATAACGCGGCTTGTTTTGAATTACGCCTCTTAGTGGCGGTTGTTGTCACTATGCAGCTAACTAGCTGCGAGTTAGCAACCATCTGGTGTTTGTTTTCCTCTCATAACTATTGAACGAACACTTAAAAGGGTTATATTTGCAAATGTTGTTCCAGTGTGAGCCTAAAAACACACACTCGGGGAAGAAAAAGGACAAACAAGTTGAGCTTGAATCTGCTTAAACTATAGCGAGTGTTTTCACTTAGCATGTTGTTATGTTAGCCTGCCGACTCAAAGTGACGTTTTGCGCATGCGTGTGTTTACAGAGCTGACACTCAACCCTCCTGAAGGAATTGTAGCAGGTAGgtctacatacctgtcaacctcgaaccatttgtgatcttaccaaattttgttttcgcccttacatatatgtataaatacatggaaaatcttaccactttacttttttgtaaaaaatcacgaacaacaagtagaaaatgtatgtttatgtgtttattgctttcaaagttccaaaatgaaacgaaatgtttatcatgatcttttttttttagccaatcagaggcgccggtacatattatatgtaccggcgcctctgattggctaaaaaaaaaagatcatgataaacatttcgtttcattttcgtttcaagtgatatatgatatatcacttggcagacatgcgtttccgggaagaaacaatggcggatggtgaaaaatggctagaaagtgccttaatttatttttttttctcaaaatcaccgtttagcgtaccattttcatgtgtacagcgtaccaatataaaaatgggctttcagttgtaccaattacggcgagaacgtaccagttgacaggtatgggtcTAGCTTGTTTTTTGCGTAGAAACTCACAACTAGGCTTGCccaaaaatctttcaaaatgatttgacaGTGCATGGTTGAGTGATATAGGcgcgtggggggaaaaaaactcatcagtGTCCACTTATTTGCATTAACCATTGAGTGATGGTGTCATTTTAGGGCCTGCCAATGAGGAGAACTTTTTTGAATGGGAGGCACTGATCATGTGAGTCGATTTGTCATTGACTGATTACAAGAAAGGtagatttttaaatgtcatgctACTCTTTACAGGGGTCCGCAGGACACGTGTTTTGAAGGGGGCGTCTTTCCCGCGGTCCTCACTTTCCCCTCCGATTATCCTCTCAGTCCCCCCAAGATGAGGTTCACCTGCGACATGTTTCACCCCAACAGTAGGTTATCTAATCTtagggagtgtttttttttttttttttttaaatattcctcctgaaaatgaactttaaaaaatgtcatctagTTTACCCCGATGGTCGTGTGTGCATCTCCATCCTGCACGCGCCTGGAGACGACCCCATGGGCTATGAGAGCAGTGCCGAGCGCTGGAGTCCGGTCCAGAGCGTGGAAAAAATCCTGCTCTCTGTGGTCAGCATGCTAGCAGGTCTGTATATACAGTCCGCACGCTTCCTGGATTACAAGCCCGAGCCGTTATGTAATGGCGCTCGTGTTTTAAAACACTGGCAGAACCCAACGACGAAAGTGGCGCCAACGTGGACGCCTCCAAAATGTGGCGGGAGGACCGAGATCACTTTTACAAACTGGCTCAGAAGATCGTACGCAAGTCCCTGAGCCTATAGTGATGATATCCTCACCTGGCAGTGcgaaaaaaagtgtgtgttcGAGTGTTACGAGGACAGCGCACCCTGCAACACCAAGTGATGTCATAATGGACTGCCCCTTGGCCATTTAGGACAATCAGACTATGGGAAATCAGTCACCGACATCGGCGGTATATACAAATTGCTCTATTGTCGGATCGTTTATTCGGTCTCCGATCTTCAGATCCAAGTACTAGGGCCGAATTTGGTGTACTAGTTCAAGTTTAAGCTGGATACTGAAGGAATGTTCAAACAGCTTTTGAGGTGGCCCTTGTTTATTGTGTATGAATATTgtttgataataaaaaaaaaagtcattagtgCAATTGCATTGCCGAACAGTGACTCCCATCATGACATGAAGTGAGTGCCTCAGGTACTTTTATAATCcagtttaattgaaaaaattCAGCCCCCAACCACAACGGTTTCCCTTACGTCATCATCCCGCGTCATCAGTTTAGTTGTTGTCGCCATGTTACCCGCCTCATGTCACAAGTTCTCgtcagaaaaaaacaggaagaatCGGGACAACAAACATTAACTATAAGAATCTGCATTGGTGTCATGAATGCCGAGGCAAATTTAGCGATGCTTTTACTGGTAAATACTCTTTAATCAATGCCGTACTTTCGGTGAGTTGCCTGCTAACATGTTAGCCTGCCACAGCTAACTTCTTTCAGCGAACAAACTTTGTACTTCGTGTAAACGCATTTATTCTTTAACCTTTTGAGTCTGTTTGTATATTACAGTGTGGGGAAATAATATACTCAAAGCGATAGCAAAAACGTTGATTTCGATTtggagctaaaaaaaacaaaaacaaatcagttTGTTTTGTTCAACAGTTGGCCTGCGCTTGCTGAGGAAGATGTTGCACCTCAACTGTGCCTTGTAAGTGGAAATGGATTTGAGATGAGTAGCGTGAAGGCTTAGCTAACCACAAGTGTTGCTTTTTAGCTAACGGCGCTGCCGCAATGGAGTCCCATTTGCTGGTCGGCTCCCAGCAGGAGAGGGTGCAGCTACAGGAAGAAGTGCGCCTGCTTCAGGAAGATCTGGCCGAGAGCCGCGCCGAGAAAGAGGAGCTGGCGTCCAGAGCCAGGGCGCTCAACGAGAGGGTGAGCTCAAGCGCCACCGTGCTCGGAAGTCTCCCCATGTCCTTCTCACTTTCCCGTTCTCTCTTCAGCTGGAGCTGGCGGTATCTCCCTCGCTCGTCCGTGACCATCGTGCCGAGGAGGAGCGGCAAGAGAGGAGGCATCGAGAAAGGGAGGCTAGGGAAAGGGCGGCCCGACAGGAACTCGTTATACACCGGCTGCAGTACAAGGTGAGTCGTTTGCCGCCACTGACATTGGTGTGCGGGGGTGCTAATGCCCGCCGTTGGTGTGCAGGTGAAGGAGTACCGGGAGCGATGTCAGAGTTTGGAACTTCAACTCAAGGCCGGACATAGCCAACACATAGACACCCAGGTAAACATATTTGCTTCATTGGCTCCTACCAACCTCTACCaccattttattttctctctgCGGGCCAAATCGGGTTCTCGGGGCTTGAATTATACACCCGTCATATATTTTGTAGCTAAGTTTGAGGAAGGACAACAGTGAATCACTGGAGAGCGCCCTCATCAGCCTGGAAGAGGAACAGCAAAGGTGCGCTATCACTAGAGCGTCCCGTCGTCCACCCGCCGCCCTCTTACTTGATTTCCTCCCTCTACAGGGCGTCGGCCCTGACCCAGACCGAGTCCACCCTGAGGGCACGCCTCGGCCAATCGGAGCGAGCCAATGAGATGTTCCACATCCGCGAGCTGACGGGCGATTTGACCGGAACGATGACGGCGCGCCGGGCAGATTTCtggcagaaagagagagaggtgaGCAGTTCAGACGTCTTAAGCTCCAGACTTGGATGCTTGTAAAACTTGCGCGTGTCCGTAGCACGCGTCCGTTAAAATGTCACGTCATCAGGAGCAGCTGTGGTGCGTGTGGCGCTGCGTGATGGCACTCCAGCACCACTGTCGCGCCGTCAGAAACGCAGCCAACGGGTACGCTATCACTTCACAATCATGTTACACTTTTTGGAGTACTATGATGGATGATACAATTGAGGGCACCAAGATATCACCAAATCATGACTTTATGGTACAGTCACAATGATCAATGGTGGTGTTTGTACTTTACTCATTCACTCCCATTGAAATcaatggacatccaatccatttgaacatcATTGAAATGCCTTTGACATTTATTGCCATGAATGGCAGCCACCGAGTTAATATGCACGTGTCGTGTACTCCTCCTGTGTTCAGGGATCTTTTGGCGATGAAGGCGCAGCTGTCCCACATGTTGGGCCTGGTCAAAAAGCGGCGATGGGCCCCGCCCCTCGCCGACTCTTCTTCGTTGGCCTCCTCCAGCCTGGGCACCTTCACGGTGGGGGATCTGTTGGAACCCGAGTCGGACCACAGGTCGGCTTCTTCCTAGCGAATGCATAAACACGCGCCTCGATGTATATACTAGTCATTGAGTCGTCTAAAGTCACAGCAgaaagatgactttttttttttacacattttgatTGGCACAGACAGCTGGAGGACACGCCTCCCCCTCACCAGCGAGACACGGAGCTACGCTCAAAGGAGGAGGAGCTCCGGAGCCAGGAGGCCGGGCTACGGAGGGCCAAGGAGGAGATGCTCGCCAGGGATGCGGGGCTTAAGAAGCGAGGCGAGAAGCTACAGCAAGAGGAGGTGCGTCAAAGGAAGAGAGAGGAGGAGCTACGGAAAGCAGAGGAGCACTTgcaaaaggagaaaaaggagGTGGACAGGAAGGAGGAGGTACTGCGGGGCCGAGAGGTGGAACTCGAAAAGAGCCGAGGGGAAACGCAGAAAGAGGAGCGAGCCTTACACCGTAGACAAATGGAGTTGCACAAGAAGGAAGAGGAGCTACACAGCAAAGAGATGGAGATGACAAAGAGCCAGGAGGAGGCACGGAGAGAGGAGGAAAAGTTACTCCAAAGAGAAGAGGAGTTGCGCAAGAAGGTAGAGGAGCTACTGAGCAGCGAGATGGAAATGAAAAAGAGCCAAGAGGAGGTGCAAAGCAAGGAGGGGCAACTGCAGATTAGAGAGGTGGAAATGAAAAAGAGCCAAGAGGAGGTGCAGGCATTGAAGGAGGTGTTacacaaaaaagaaatggaGGTGCACATGAAGCAGGAAGAGCTACATAGCAAAGAAGttgaggtggaaaaaaacaaagaggagCTACAGAAAGTCTTacacaaaagggaaaaagaagTTCTCGGCAAGGAAGAGGATCTAGAGAGCAGAGAGGCTGCGGTGAAAAAGAGCCAAGAGGAGGTGCAGAAAGAGGAGCAAGTGTTACACAAAAGAGAAAAGGAGCTGCACCAGAAGGAGGAGGATCTACAGAGGAGAGACTTGGAAATGAAGAAGAGCCGGGAGGAGGTGCGCCAAAGGGAGGACGCGTTACACACGAGAGAAAAGGAGGTGCAC encodes the following:
- the ube2g2 gene encoding ubiquitin-conjugating enzyme E2 G2 isoform X2 encodes the protein MRIVACCLSTCCETSTSEATMAGTALKRLMAEYKRPANEENFFEWEALIMGPQDTCFEGGVFPAVLTFPSDYPLSPPKMRFTCDMFHPNIYPDGRVCISILHAPGDDPMGYESSAERWSPVQSVEKILLSVVSMLAEPNDESGANVDASKMWREDRDHFYKLAQKIVRKSLSL
- the ube2g2 gene encoding ubiquitin-conjugating enzyme E2 G2 isoform X1: MRIVACCLSTCCETSTSEATMAGTALKRLMAEYKQLTLNPPEGIVAGPANEENFFEWEALIMGPQDTCFEGGVFPAVLTFPSDYPLSPPKMRFTCDMFHPNIYPDGRVCISILHAPGDDPMGYESSAERWSPVQSVEKILLSVVSMLAEPNDESGANVDASKMWREDRDHFYKLAQKIVRKSLSL
- the LOC144214910 gene encoding uncharacterized protein LOC144214910 — its product is MKVACSFLLLALACSGATAAPTPDECTPLVAPQALNDRPKLIGTMKMISGFTNHVAYNAILNITDNTRFTMSADERNDKDLHFFEEMMMNGTCYGTKGNITVDDRTMSAKIFNVSSSLQLLPSCDGCMVMDINSTAHDLKTLLELYGIHLDNVDNDEIHIHALYLFATDENTVKDAELQHFKKQAACLGFSGEPNFVLDPKKAYCDKDKMVMIN
- the LOC144214824 gene encoding cortexin-3-like, coding for MAEPTYGGDGGGSGGAAPSPEPDVWSSSFLVVEQRATLVLVLFLLLFLGVLMVRCFRILLDPYRSMPSSNWTDYMDKDALDYRIVS